One part of the Candidatus Zixiibacteriota bacterium genome encodes these proteins:
- the rpsT gene encoding 30S ribosomal protein S20: protein MPNHKSCKKRMKTSERARTRNRSMRTALRSALKAVRGEKDKSEATKRLSEATVILDKAAASGLIHKRNADRNKSRLSLFIQKLG from the coding sequence TTGCCAAATCATAAGTCGTGCAAAAAACGTATGAAGACCTCTGAGAGGGCTCGTACTCGTAATCGATCGATGCGAACAGCCCTCCGTTCGGCGCTCAAAGCAGTTCGAGGCGAAAAAGACAAGAGCGAAGCGACAAAAAGGCTCTCCGAAGCTACTGTCATTCTTGATAAAGCCGCCGCAAGCGGTCTTATACATAAAAGGAATGCCGACCGCAATAAATCGCGGTTGTCTCTCTTTATTCAGAAGCTCGGTTAA
- the hslV gene encoding ATP-dependent protease subunit HslV, translating to MQKTRSTTIIAVLHNGKAAIAGDGQVSVEDTIIKRTAMKIRTINDGKILAGYAGTAGDALALFEIFEKKLGEYSNDLQRASVELVKEWRTDKALQTLEALIAVTDGKHVLLISGNGDVVEPDDGIVAIGSGGVYALAAARAIIWANPKLTADKIARRALEIAADICVYTNNHISVETIK from the coding sequence ATGCAGAAGACGAGAAGCACAACAATCATAGCAGTGTTGCACAACGGCAAGGCCGCCATTGCAGGCGACGGCCAGGTTTCAGTTGAAGACACCATCATCAAACGCACGGCCATGAAGATACGCACGATAAATGACGGAAAAATACTGGCCGGCTACGCCGGAACCGCAGGTGATGCCCTCGCGCTCTTTGAGATTTTCGAGAAAAAACTTGGAGAATACTCAAACGATCTTCAGCGGGCATCGGTCGAACTTGTGAAGGAATGGCGCACCGACAAGGCCCTGCAGACGCTTGAAGCTCTCATCGCCGTGACCGACGGCAAGCATGTTTTGCTTATCAGCGGAAATGGGGACGTGGTTGAGCCGGACGACGGTATTGTCGCCATTGGCTCTGGCGGCGTCTACGCCCTTGCCGCTGCGCGGGCAATTATCTGGGCGAATCCTAAATTGACGGCTGATAAGATCGCACGGCGCGCATTGGAAATCGCTGCCGATATATGCGTTTACACAAACAATCATATCAGTGTGGAAACTATTAAATGA
- a CDS encoding roadblock/LC7 domain-containing protein yields MYQVLSELNKTPGITGSMVVGNDGILIAADLEAGLEGETVGALAASITASIQKSLDRLHISPLSQVTIETEDAKLFFTDAGLGILVVTAQKEVNIGLIRLEIKHAINRLKVAC; encoded by the coding sequence ATGTATCAAGTGCTCAGTGAATTGAACAAAACGCCTGGTATCACCGGATCGATGGTGGTCGGTAACGACGGCATTCTTATTGCCGCAGACCTCGAAGCCGGTCTTGAAGGAGAGACCGTGGGCGCCTTGGCGGCGTCGATAACCGCAAGTATCCAAAAGTCACTGGATCGTTTGCACATTAGTCCCCTGTCACAGGTGACTATAGAGACCGAAGACGCCAAGCTCTTTTTTACCGATGCCGGACTGGGCATTTTGGTGGTGACGGCTCAAAAAGAGGTCAACATTGGACTTATACGGCTCGAAATAAAGCATGCTATCAACAGACTGAAGGTAGCCTGTTAA
- the hslU gene encoding ATP-dependent protease ATPase subunit HslU: MNKYPTPKEIVEHLDKYIVGQDNAKKSVAIALRNRWRRQNAAEDIRDEIMPNNIILIGPTGVGKTEIARRLADLAGAPFMKVEASKFTEVGYVGRDVESMIRDLIDIAVNMVKTEKFEFVKEKAQKRTDERLLDLLMGPPSRTSRARQASDQLIDSRVATRAKLRAKLFSGMLDEHEIELDTPQSNYPVFEIFSPMGMEELGMNVQEMFSGMMPKKSKRRTMVIKEARKYLLTEEMGKLVNMDDVITEALGRAQQSGIIFIDELDKIVSDGTSGGPDVSRQGVQRDILPVIEGSTVSTKYGLVRTDHILFIAAGAFHGKSPSDLIPELQGRFPIRVELDSLTGKDFVRILTEPKTALIKQYQALMLTEGIQLEFTDGAIAKIADIAERVNQQSENIGARRLHTVMTTLLEDILFEPPLKKKKLTITDKTVESRLSNIVENQDLSRYIL; the protein is encoded by the coding sequence ATGAACAAATACCCCACGCCCAAAGAGATAGTTGAACACCTTGATAAATATATTGTGGGCCAGGATAACGCAAAAAAATCAGTCGCGATTGCCCTTCGTAACCGTTGGCGGCGCCAAAACGCCGCAGAAGATATCCGTGATGAAATCATGCCGAATAATATTATTCTCATTGGACCCACCGGAGTCGGCAAAACAGAGATAGCGCGACGATTGGCCGATCTGGCTGGTGCGCCGTTTATGAAGGTCGAGGCCTCAAAATTCACCGAGGTGGGTTATGTAGGACGAGATGTCGAGTCAATGATCCGCGATTTGATTGATATCGCGGTGAATATGGTCAAGACTGAAAAGTTTGAGTTTGTAAAGGAGAAAGCTCAAAAAAGAACAGATGAACGTTTGCTCGATTTGCTTATGGGGCCACCTTCAAGAACTTCAAGGGCGAGGCAAGCATCCGATCAGCTGATTGATTCACGCGTCGCGACTCGAGCCAAGCTTCGGGCAAAGCTTTTCTCAGGCATGCTTGATGAACATGAGATCGAGCTTGATACTCCTCAATCAAATTATCCTGTATTCGAGATATTTTCTCCGATGGGGATGGAAGAGCTCGGGATGAATGTTCAGGAAATGTTCAGCGGGATGATGCCGAAGAAGTCAAAGCGGCGCACGATGGTAATAAAAGAGGCCCGAAAGTATCTGCTCACGGAAGAGATGGGCAAACTGGTCAATATGGACGATGTCATCACCGAAGCTCTGGGCCGCGCTCAACAGTCAGGGATTATCTTTATTGATGAACTTGATAAAATTGTTAGCGACGGCACTTCCGGCGGTCCGGATGTCAGCCGCCAAGGCGTTCAGCGAGATATTCTGCCTGTTATCGAAGGGTCAACGGTTTCAACCAAATATGGTTTGGTTCGCACCGACCACATTCTTTTCATTGCCGCCGGTGCCTTTCATGGTAAAAGTCCGTCGGACTTGATTCCTGAGCTTCAGGGACGTTTTCCAATCCGTGTCGAACTCGATTCGCTTACTGGTAAAGATTTTGTGCGAATCCTGACTGAACCCAAAACGGCTCTCATTAAGCAATACCAGGCATTGATGCTGACTGAAGGCATTCAGTTGGAGTTTACTGACGGTGCAATTGCCAAGATTGCAGACATTGCCGAGCGGGTTAATCAGCAGTCAGAAAATATTGGCGCGCGGCGGCTTCATACGGTAATGACAACTTTGCTTGAAGATATTCTCTTTGAGCCGCCGCTCAAAAAAAAGAAACTGACTATTACCGACAAAACTGTCGAGTCGCGACTGTCAAATATTGTAGAAAATCAGGATTTGAGTAGGTATATCCTGTAG
- a CDS encoding ComEC/Rec2 family competence protein, with the protein MLRKFPTLFPLVMLVLGITLADSISLSAWTYLLFGLIGLVGALIFFTKDLQTASIFFFAFALCFWAGSYYTVRVVDHGPNNISAVINAKEIVHISGKIVEWPDMKANRTELTIEIDSVASKSSVRVNGRILLKVADTTTALQRGDRVHFFGRIYPVSSREVKTGFNYGRFLRLKGISGTVYLSSILNVKLERRSQSGYFAAIDKLRNGTLNTFQSTLSPQAAALASGFLIGHTRDISQDVYTLFRETGTLHLLAVSGSNVALVLLFFMLIMRPFPIKPIKRGIVLLIVLLLFTFVSYSEPSVVRASVMAALVIIARLMGRKVSLTNIIALAALIILVYDPGQLFDIGFQLSFVTAWGLILLVPPIIEVLGKSKQRGQALWFRFLMIPLIVSLVAQICSAPLIAFYFGAVPLISIAANIFLVPLVSLAVIGSLVVIVAFLAWPGLGLFLGSLVNALLVFGLYLLNMFGHEHLPMLRFGGENESIFGITAFALLYLFIVLTVFSLGKKSIRRYAVIVLFVLLNTLFVPAVMSAKRHQLDIIAVTTLQSGLAVMTGREGAGTADLYLTGIVARDYLQDERILLPLITAEKFSALKNLFVVTAGFGGIDDVIRLANKTSTEALWFPNDLQASVTDILTRDFFSANQFNIQYYSRGPLSQPVNSVGHFPGLLGVIRNDSISLLIVTHKLTPEHFQVVLPKKQTILVIGSGSRLSADEWIALHELGYDLLICSMIEQSEFSTSDALSVSVDNEPPQYVIDMRRRGSITFRAHSQAGYIIR; encoded by the coding sequence ATGCTGAGGAAGTTTCCCACTCTTTTCCCTTTGGTGATGCTCGTGCTGGGTATTACCCTGGCGGACAGCATCAGCCTTTCGGCGTGGACATACCTCTTGTTTGGACTTATTGGCCTAGTCGGCGCCTTGATTTTCTTTACGAAGGATTTACAAACGGCTTCTATATTCTTTTTTGCCTTTGCGCTCTGTTTTTGGGCGGGTTCATATTACACGGTGCGGGTTGTCGATCACGGACCGAATAATATCAGCGCCGTGATAAATGCCAAAGAAATCGTTCATATTTCGGGTAAAATTGTTGAGTGGCCTGACATGAAAGCAAACCGGACAGAATTGACAATCGAAATCGACTCGGTTGCTTCTAAAAGCAGCGTGCGTGTCAACGGCCGCATTTTGCTTAAAGTTGCCGATACGACAACGGCGCTCCAGCGGGGGGACCGGGTACATTTCTTCGGGCGTATCTATCCGGTAAGTTCAAGAGAGGTAAAGACAGGTTTTAATTATGGCCGTTTTCTAAGGCTTAAAGGAATATCTGGCACGGTCTATCTTTCCAGCATCTTGAACGTTAAACTTGAGCGCAGGTCACAGAGCGGTTATTTTGCGGCAATAGATAAACTGCGAAACGGTACCCTCAATACATTCCAATCAACCTTGTCACCGCAAGCCGCAGCGCTTGCATCGGGTTTTCTTATTGGTCATACCCGCGATATTTCCCAAGACGTCTATACGCTTTTCAGGGAGACTGGTACTTTGCATTTGTTGGCGGTCTCCGGATCGAATGTAGCCTTGGTACTTCTTTTTTTCATGCTTATCATGCGTCCGTTTCCGATAAAACCCATCAAGCGAGGCATCGTTCTGCTTATTGTGCTGCTTCTCTTCACCTTTGTTTCATACAGCGAACCGTCGGTCGTGCGAGCGTCGGTTATGGCCGCTCTGGTTATTATCGCAAGGCTCATGGGGAGAAAAGTAAGTCTCACCAACATTATTGCCTTGGCCGCACTTATTATTCTGGTCTATGATCCGGGCCAACTATTTGATATTGGCTTCCAGCTTTCTTTTGTAACAGCGTGGGGACTTATACTACTCGTACCGCCTATAATTGAGGTTTTGGGCAAATCCAAGCAGCGTGGACAGGCACTCTGGTTCCGGTTCCTGATGATTCCGCTTATTGTTTCGTTGGTCGCGCAAATCTGCTCGGCTCCATTGATAGCCTTTTATTTTGGTGCCGTTCCGCTAATCTCGATTGCCGCAAATATTTTTCTCGTGCCGCTCGTTTCATTGGCTGTAATCGGCTCACTGGTTGTCATTGTCGCTTTTCTTGCCTGGCCGGGATTGGGTTTGTTTCTTGGCAGTCTGGTTAATGCTCTTCTGGTTTTCGGGCTGTATCTCCTAAATATGTTTGGACATGAGCACCTCCCAATGCTACGGTTTGGCGGTGAGAACGAAAGTATCTTCGGAATTACAGCCTTCGCTCTTTTATATCTTTTCATTGTCCTCACAGTTTTCTCGTTGGGCAAAAAGTCCATTCGCCGCTACGCAGTTATCGTGTTGTTCGTGCTTCTGAATACATTATTTGTACCGGCGGTTATGAGCGCCAAACGGCATCAGTTGGATATTATCGCCGTGACAACCCTCCAATCAGGATTGGCTGTCATGACAGGCAGGGAAGGAGCCGGCACAGCCGATCTATACCTTACCGGAATCGTAGCACGGGATTATCTTCAGGATGAACGGATTCTTCTACCGCTTATTACTGCAGAAAAGTTTTCAGCCTTGAAAAATCTATTTGTTGTGACCGCCGGCTTTGGCGGCATCGACGATGTTATCCGTCTGGCCAACAAGACATCAACAGAAGCGCTCTGGTTTCCAAATGATCTTCAAGCAAGCGTAACCGATATTCTTACCCGAGATTTCTTCTCTGCGAATCAATTCAACATTCAGTATTATTCTCGAGGCCCCTTGAGTCAGCCTGTCAACTCTGTCGGGCATTTTCCTGGCTTATTAGGGGTCATTCGAAATGACAGCATTTCATTGCTGATTGTGACGCATAAACTTACGCCGGAGCATTTTCAGGTGGTCTTGCCGAAAAAACAAACAATTCTTGTCATCGGCTCAGGCTCTCGGTTGTCGGCTGACGAGTGGATAGCCCTCCACGAACTCGGCTATGACCTTCTGATTTGTTCAATGATTGAACAGAGTGAGTTCTCGACATCCGACGCATTGTCAGTCAGTGTTGACAATGAGCCTCCGCAGTATGTGATTGATATGCGTCGTCGGGGCTCAATCACCTTTCGAGCGCATTCCCAAGCAGGCTATATAATTCGCTGA
- a CDS encoding PaaI family thioesterase produces the protein MKEIIKYSGCFICGDLNNSGVKARFYYDGDKAFTEITADILFEGYKGIFHGGVMAGLLDEVMVKALLARGIYVMTAEMTTNYLLPVKTGASLTITGKVIEERGRLFLCEANAVGKDSKVYAKATGKYLRVKNHLHELLLHSID, from the coding sequence ATGAAAGAAATAATCAAATACAGCGGTTGTTTTATTTGCGGTGATCTCAACAACAGCGGCGTCAAGGCTCGGTTCTATTACGACGGCGATAAGGCATTCACGGAAATCACTGCGGATATCTTATTCGAAGGATATAAGGGAATTTTTCATGGCGGTGTGATGGCCGGTCTGCTTGATGAAGTCATGGTTAAAGCTTTGTTGGCCCGAGGAATATATGTAATGACCGCTGAAATGACGACCAACTACTTGCTGCCGGTTAAAACTGGAGCTTCGTTGACTATTACCGGCAAAGTTATTGAGGAACGGGGAAGACTCTTCCTCTGCGAAGCCAACGCTGTTGGCAAAGACTCAAAAGTGTATGCGAAAGCGACCGGGAAATACCTTCGGGTCAAAAACCATCTGCACGAGCTTCTGCTACATTCAATCGATTAG
- the argF gene encoding ornithine carbamoyltransferase, whose product MARSLTRETDLSSKECHQLFDLCAKMKKKEIAPRPLENKSVACIFTKQSLRTRISFEVGISELGGSPIYITDGEIQLGKRETIADAARVLSRYVGLIMIRTFAQSDVDELAKYASVPVINGLTDLLHPCQIFGDYFTAIEHLSKKERFSIAYLGDGNNMANSWLNLASLIPIDLRIGTDQDCQPEPELVALAKTNSQSKVTITGDPKEAVANADVVYTDVWASMGQKHLAEEKERKLRKFQVNSSLLAGANRSAIVMHCLPAERGKEITDEVMDGPQSVVFDQAENRLHIQKAIMVFLLQ is encoded by the coding sequence ATGGCTCGCTCACTTACTCGCGAAACTGACCTCTCATCTAAAGAATGCCATCAACTGTTCGATCTTTGCGCAAAGATGAAAAAGAAAGAGATTGCGCCACGGCCATTGGAGAATAAATCCGTCGCCTGCATTTTCACAAAACAATCACTTCGCACCCGAATCTCATTTGAAGTCGGAATCTCCGAACTCGGGGGCTCGCCGATTTATATTACTGATGGCGAGATACAACTCGGCAAACGTGAAACTATTGCCGATGCCGCAAGGGTTTTATCCCGCTATGTCGGCCTCATTATGATTAGGACATTCGCTCAGTCCGATGTCGATGAGCTTGCAAAATATGCCTCAGTGCCGGTGATAAATGGCCTGACCGATTTATTACATCCGTGTCAGATATTTGGCGATTATTTCACCGCCATCGAGCACCTCTCCAAAAAAGAAAGATTCAGCATTGCCTATCTTGGAGACGGCAACAATATGGCCAACAGCTGGCTGAATCTTGCTTCCTTAATTCCTATAGACCTTCGCATAGGCACCGATCAGGATTGCCAGCCTGAGCCTGAGCTGGTCGCGCTTGCAAAGACCAACAGTCAAAGTAAAGTGACCATTACCGGCGATCCTAAAGAAGCCGTTGCCAATGCCGATGTTGTCTATACCGATGTTTGGGCCTCAATGGGTCAGAAACATCTGGCTGAAGAAAAAGAGAGGAAATTAAGGAAGTTTCAAGTAAATAGCTCGTTGTTGGCAGGGGCGAATCGATCGGCAATTGTTATGCACTGTCTTCCGGCTGAGAGAGGAAAAGAGATAACCGATGAGGTCATGGATGGCCCGCAATCTGTTGTCTTCGACCAGGCCGAGAACAGGCTTCATATTCAGAAGGCCATCATGGTTTTTCTGTTGCAATAG
- a CDS encoding tetratricopeptide repeat protein codes for MIDSTYIDVRIEKCQKILETDPNSQIFAALAEAYRKKGEFEKAFRICQSGLRIHPSYGSAHLVMAKINLDRGLYDWAEAEINKAIAIDGNSRVIELLLAEIYIYRGEFDAAIKLLRRLHQSDPNNDQIKKLLEIALKIPSELDVGMSGSGTGRQKISKAVIEKAVNVEAASAPSLTAHQVVSRAVAIPDIQAALFINPDGLPGDSEWSIPLDPTVCAASIAELDRFLTQERVRILFGAGKTIMLESIGPLLYMVHVNGGSFLFACDKKINLGTLRTKIAALTDGYVS; via the coding sequence ATGATAGATTCGACTTACATTGACGTGCGAATAGAGAAGTGCCAGAAAATTCTGGAAACAGACCCGAATTCCCAAATTTTTGCGGCTTTGGCAGAAGCGTATCGGAAAAAAGGGGAATTCGAGAAGGCCTTTCGCATTTGTCAGAGTGGATTGCGAATTCATCCTTCATATGGTTCAGCGCACTTGGTCATGGCAAAAATTAATTTAGACAGAGGCTTGTACGACTGGGCTGAAGCTGAGATAAATAAAGCTATCGCAATCGATGGCAACAGCCGGGTTATCGAGCTCCTGTTGGCGGAAATATACATCTATAGGGGCGAGTTCGATGCCGCGATTAAACTTCTTCGACGACTTCATCAGTCTGATCCGAATAATGATCAGATAAAGAAACTGTTGGAGATTGCCCTCAAGATTCCTTCGGAACTGGACGTCGGCATGAGTGGGTCGGGTACAGGCCGCCAAAAGATATCCAAAGCAGTAATTGAAAAGGCGGTCAATGTTGAAGCTGCCTCGGCTCCATCTCTGACAGCCCATCAGGTTGTCAGCCGCGCAGTCGCTATACCGGATATCCAGGCCGCACTATTTATTAACCCTGACGGACTGCCCGGAGACTCTGAATGGTCAATTCCTCTTGATCCCACTGTCTGTGCGGCGTCAATTGCCGAACTTGACCGCTTCCTGACTCAAGAGCGAGTCAGAATCCTCTTTGGCGCGGGCAAGACTATTATGTTAGAATCTATAGGGCCATTGCTGTATATGGTCCATGTAAATGGCGGATCTTTTCTGTTTGCCTGCGATAAGAAAATAAACCTGGGCACACTTCGTACAAAGATTGCCGCCCTTACCGATGGCTATGTGTCCTGA
- the murJ gene encoding murein biosynthesis integral membrane protein MurJ, whose protein sequence is MSKLTTKSFARSVGLVSIATFVSRITGLIREQVIAYYFGASTATDAFFTAFRIPNLLRDMFAEGALSSAFVPVFKEKLVKSTEPEAFRLVNVVMTFLILVVGLVTLLGILASPAIIFLTAHGFTSDPMKYELTVSLTRVMFPFLLLVSVGALVMGILNSFGRFGVPAFSSAMFNIGSIATLIILYAFMDTPIYALAIGVLVGGFAQLVIQLPQLHKIGFRPRFRLEFFNEDLRKILRLFTPIVIGLSAGRINILVSTLLASFLIEGSISYLNYSFRLMHFPLGVFAVALGTVALPRLTELVVNGKITELADSFEKTINVNMLLIIPSTVFLAIMGRDLVTLIYQWGAFTETAVDGTALTLLHYSYGLIGFAAVRVTVPIFYALGDSKLPMIVSVISVGVNLALYYPLIRILDFAGLAAATSLAALLNFGLLLYLLPRKGVPVPVERLMVEWLKILLASLLAFYIANLIPVDQFVHSSVLVERMANLFIPMFVALLLFVGLGAALKIHSLNSLAQRIIKLKR, encoded by the coding sequence ATGAGTAAACTAACCACAAAGTCATTTGCCCGTTCTGTTGGGTTGGTCTCCATCGCGACCTTTGTCTCACGTATAACCGGGCTAATTCGTGAACAGGTAATAGCTTACTATTTTGGGGCTTCCACAGCGACCGATGCCTTTTTCACGGCATTTCGGATTCCCAATCTTTTGCGAGATATGTTCGCGGAGGGAGCTCTTTCATCGGCTTTTGTGCCGGTTTTCAAGGAAAAGCTGGTAAAATCAACTGAGCCCGAGGCTTTCAGACTCGTCAATGTCGTTATGACTTTTCTCATCTTGGTCGTCGGCCTTGTTACGTTGCTCGGTATTTTGGCGTCACCGGCCATAATATTTCTCACAGCTCATGGCTTTACCAGCGACCCAATGAAATATGAACTCACCGTTTCTCTCACAAGAGTAATGTTTCCTTTTTTGCTTTTAGTTTCGGTTGGCGCCTTAGTGATGGGAATCCTAAACTCATTTGGACGGTTCGGCGTTCCGGCTTTCTCATCGGCGATGTTCAATATCGGTTCGATTGCCACATTGATTATTCTCTACGCCTTTATGGACACGCCCATCTACGCGCTCGCCATTGGCGTTCTTGTCGGGGGATTTGCCCAGCTTGTTATACAACTGCCTCAGTTACATAAGATTGGTTTCAGGCCCCGCTTTCGACTTGAGTTTTTTAACGAAGACCTCAGAAAGATTCTGCGCCTGTTCACGCCGATAGTGATAGGGCTCTCAGCAGGCAGAATAAACATCCTTGTGAGTACATTGTTGGCCTCGTTTCTTATTGAAGGCTCTATCTCTTATTTGAACTATTCCTTTCGCCTCATGCATTTTCCACTCGGCGTCTTTGCAGTAGCCCTTGGGACAGTAGCGCTTCCCCGACTCACAGAGCTTGTCGTCAATGGTAAAATCACAGAACTCGCGGACTCGTTTGAGAAGACCATCAATGTGAATATGCTTTTGATTATCCCATCGACTGTCTTTCTGGCAATCATGGGCCGCGATTTGGTCACTCTTATTTATCAATGGGGAGCGTTTACGGAGACGGCAGTTGATGGCACGGCGCTTACACTTCTTCACTATTCCTACGGCCTGATAGGCTTTGCGGCGGTCCGAGTGACGGTTCCGATCTTTTACGCATTGGGCGACTCAAAATTGCCGATGATCGTCTCGGTTATTTCAGTTGGTGTCAATTTAGCATTATATTACCCACTTATCCGTATACTGGACTTCGCCGGACTCGCCGCCGCTACTTCGCTGGCCGCTCTGCTGAATTTCGGTTTGCTACTGTATCTGCTCCCTCGCAAAGGCGTCCCTGTCCCGGTTGAGCGGCTCATGGTTGAATGGCTCAAAATATTGCTTGCCTCACTTCTGGCTTTCTATATCGCAAACCTGATTCCAGTCGATCAATTTGTTCACTCATCAGTTCTCGTTGAAAGAATGGCAAATCTGTTTATCCCGATGTTTGTTGCTCTGCTTCTATTCGTCGGCCTTGGCGCTGCATTAAAAATACATTCGCTTAATAGTCTCGCCCAGCGAATCATAAAACTCAAACGGTAG
- a CDS encoding DUF4388 domain-containing protein produces MSLSGNLKTVAFPDILQLLATGKKTGILECRTNTRQKEVAFKDGNITYASSVNSSEDLLGQMLLKRGRISKTDLERAILLHKQTGRQLGTTLMDMNLFEKQEVGECLKLQIEETVYNLFSWREGDFIFHEGASPKNAQFFIELSTMTVIMEGTRRIDEWLEIQKVLPPDESLLRLSSSPKTHSDEVVLTLDEFRMLALINGERTMTELIDHSSMGEFVTCRALYKLIVDNLVEVVGRRETVAEVHHEDEEEVILAVVFQLYSNCFFQIRSHVQEMFGEHNSGFSNFASQYRSGILNFFTGVDPQSDLMPPFEKFLTAVRTIPQAIRFYTVMSSLDRMLCEQLVFVYQTLGEGAFKNAVSDVKKEIADPLTLRRDAVKRFNLEDSFYTSIKRADKVVKLVRG; encoded by the coding sequence ATGAGCCTATCCGGAAATCTTAAGACAGTCGCTTTCCCCGACATTCTTCAATTGCTGGCGACGGGCAAGAAAACAGGTATTCTTGAATGCAGAACCAATACCCGACAGAAGGAAGTCGCATTCAAGGATGGCAACATCACCTACGCATCAAGCGTCAACAGCAGTGAAGATCTGCTGGGGCAAATGCTTCTCAAACGCGGGCGCATTTCAAAGACGGATTTGGAGCGCGCGATTCTCTTACATAAGCAGACCGGTCGCCAGTTGGGCACGACGCTCATGGATATGAATCTCTTCGAAAAGCAGGAAGTCGGAGAGTGCTTAAAGCTTCAGATCGAAGAAACAGTCTATAACTTATTTTCGTGGAGAGAAGGAGACTTCATCTTTCATGAAGGAGCGTCTCCAAAGAATGCCCAGTTTTTCATTGAGCTGAGCACGATGACTGTCATTATGGAAGGCACCCGCCGAATAGATGAGTGGCTTGAGATTCAAAAGGTGCTCCCGCCAGACGAATCCTTGCTTCGTCTATCATCATCTCCTAAAACGCATTCGGATGAAGTTGTGCTGACTCTCGATGAATTCCGAATGTTGGCTCTCATAAACGGCGAACGCACGATGACTGAGCTCATCGACCACTCGTCAATGGGCGAGTTTGTGACCTGCCGCGCCTTGTACAAGCTTATTGTCGATAACCTCGTAGAGGTGGTAGGGCGTCGCGAGACAGTTGCAGAAGTCCATCACGAGGATGAAGAGGAAGTTATACTTGCGGTTGTTTTCCAGCTTTACAGCAACTGCTTTTTCCAAATCAGATCGCATGTCCAGGAAATGTTCGGAGAGCATAACTCAGGCTTCTCGAATTTCGCAAGTCAATATCGCAGCGGGATTCTGAATTTCTTTACGGGTGTCGATCCACAGTCAGACCTCATGCCGCCTTTCGAAAAATTTCTTACCGCAGTGCGAACAATACCTCAAGCGATACGATTCTATACCGTCATGTCTTCGCTTGATCGCATGCTTTGCGAGCAACTGGTGTTTGTATACCAAACGCTTGGCGAGGGAGCGTTCAAAAACGCTGTGAGCGATGTCAAGAAAGAGATTGCCGACCCGCTCACTTTGCGACGCGATGCTGTCAAACGGTTCAATCTTGAGGATAGTTTCTATACGAGTATAAAACGCGCGGATAAAGTAGTAAAATTAGTGAGAGGTTAA
- the liaF gene encoding cell wall-active antibiotics response protein LiaF has protein sequence MTQKVTFGIILILVGGLLFLRSLDILWFDLSELHRFFWPLLFISVGAWLMVRKRRFLENEQTMPGRVANQSGVLTPIPSILSGPIPPDIPQPSSPNIPIAPLYSPGASIPPFSSNTRLSEAPRVKESGKIIFDKFMGDLYVDCSGMDMQNVEVSTVLGSVEIRLHGCRLSKGLNRLIISGFMGEIVIFAPADLPIYSHSSSFAGSLEIFGKKSSGIGNNVDVQTSNYATADSKLYISTNHFVGAIKIITI, from the coding sequence ATGACACAAAAAGTTACTTTTGGCATAATTCTCATTCTCGTCGGAGGATTACTCTTCCTCCGAAGTCTTGATATTCTATGGTTCGACTTGAGCGAACTCCATCGCTTTTTCTGGCCGCTATTATTCATATCTGTCGGAGCTTGGTTGATGGTTCGAAAACGGCGCTTCCTCGAAAATGAGCAGACAATGCCCGGCAGAGTTGCAAACCAATCCGGGGTTTTGACCCCAATCCCGAGTATTCTTTCAGGACCGATACCTCCAGACATACCTCAGCCATCGTCGCCAAACATCCCGATTGCGCCTCTGTATTCGCCGGGCGCCTCCATTCCGCCTTTTTCGAGCAACACCAGACTTTCCGAGGCTCCGCGAGTCAAAGAGTCCGGGAAAATAATCTTCGATAAATTCATGGGGGATTTGTATGTCGATTGCTCCGGGATGGATATGCAGAATGTCGAGGTCTCAACCGTGCTTGGATCAGTTGAGATACGGCTCCACGGGTGCAGGCTTTCGAAAGGATTGAATAGGTTAATTATTTCTGGATTCATGGGTGAGATCGTGATATTCGCCCCGGCTGACCTACCGATATACTCGCACAGTTCAAGTTTTGCGGGATCATTGGAAATATTTGGCAAGAAATCATCGGGCATTGGAAACAATGTCGATGTGCAAACCTCGAACTATGCGACCGCTGACTCTAAATTATATATTTCCACAAATCATTTCGTGGGCGCAATCAAAATTATTACGATCTAA